Proteins found in one Syngnathus acus chromosome 9, fSynAcu1.2, whole genome shotgun sequence genomic segment:
- the LOC119127705 gene encoding cAMP-specific 3',5'-cyclic phosphodiesterase 4D-like produces MEQGKVGTQPSVAGGGVGAAGASAKAPKHLWRQQNQAALSPLHHALLVRKSHQRVRQRGFSDTERYLKPLNMDRTYAVDTGHRPGLKKSRMSWPSSFQGLRR; encoded by the coding sequence ATGGAGCAAGGCAAAGTGGGGACGCAGCCCTCGGTGGCCGGCGGCGGCGTCGGAGCCGCCGGCGCGAGTGCAAAGGCTCCCAAACATCTGTGGAGGCAGCAGAACCAGGCTGCGCTCTCGCCGCTCCACCACGCTCTCCTTGTGCGCAAGAGCCACCAGCGCGTCAGACAGCGAGGCTTCTCCGACACCGAGCGGTACCTCAAACCACTCAACATGGACCGGACGTATGCCGTGGACACGGGACACCGACCCGGACTGAAGAAATCGCGCATGTCTTGGCCGTCGTCGTTTCAAGGTCTTCGACGGTAA